In one Arthrobacter jinronghuae genomic region, the following are encoded:
- a CDS encoding septum formation family protein — protein sequence MNSANTARARGLVLPVLLAGLLTGCAGLLGSDGTGYADLKAGDCFTNPSTESGAENEEVVEVVEVDLIPCDEPHQQEVFFVSEMSDGDYPGEGVLDLNAKHVCTEEFEGYVGSTVEETTLIAGYIIPTPESWDQENDRAIMCTLGDTTGEEVSESYKDSGL from the coding sequence CTCGCCGGCCTGCTGACCGGTTGCGCAGGCCTGCTCGGTTCGGACGGCACAGGGTACGCCGATCTCAAGGCCGGGGATTGCTTTACCAACCCCAGCACCGAGTCGGGTGCGGAGAACGAGGAGGTCGTCGAGGTTGTAGAGGTTGATCTCATCCCCTGCGACGAACCGCACCAGCAGGAGGTGTTCTTCGTGTCTGAAATGTCTGACGGGGACTACCCCGGGGAGGGGGTCCTCGATCTCAACGCCAAGCACGTCTGTACCGAGGAGTTCGAGGGTTACGTTGGCAGCACCGTCGAGGAAACGACGCTGATTGCGGGTTACATCATCCCGACCCCGGAGTCCTGGGACCAGGAGAATGACCGGGCAATCATGTGCACGCTCGGGGACACGACGGGTGAGGAAGTGTCCGAATCCTACAAGGACTCGGGCCTCTAG